The DNA segment agaGTATAGACCATGTGACTTGGATGTGACTTTTTCCATTAGGgaattacaaatggtatcataGCCTATCCCAACTAAAAATGTAGAACTGGAGTTGTGCCACCTATGACGAACTGGCCCGACATGGACATTGGGAATTTAAAGGCGGAGATTTTGATACCAAAATACTGAATGATAAGGATATGTGATGTATGGGATCCCAACATCACTTGGGAAttagaagttcttgctctttataatgattccaatggGGCTacattgactagttcttttagAGTATAGGACATGTGACTTGGGCCTTCTATTGGAGTGTTACATAAGCAATATGACAAAATCCAGGTATCACGGGTAACTAAGTGTCCACTAATGGATCCTACGAAAATGCCATTGTTCCCCCCAAACAATTCTCTCAAACCTTACCATAGGAATTataactcaaataaaatatatttgtatacACTACAGTAAAACTTGAAACTAACCATTCACCACGAATGTCTGTCACTGTGCGAATGAAATTCCTGCTGGTTAGCACGTACTCATTATAAATTACCCACTCTGGCTTGTGATCCAAGCAATTCGATGGATGCAAGTGCACCACCTGCAAGAGAGATTATTCCAGAATCTCAAATGTCAATGCTGAACACACAAACCTAGATATAGCATATTTTGGAATGCTGCAGAAGATAGCCTGACAAAAAAGAGCAATATAGAAATCGTTTTGCATACTTGGTTGTCTTTCACTGTCAAGTAGTGTCCAGTACGTTCCATGTGAGCTACCTGCATGAAGTACCCTGCTAGCATAGCCTTCCTTATGTTGATGTAGTAGTCACGGCTGTTGAAATCAGTGCTACACAACTTGAGGTTAAACCTGGCCATGATCCGCACTAGCTGTTGTCTAACGTTATCAGCAGACTTCAATGCCCTATGATTGACAAAGTTATCATAACACCAAGAGGGATCCTCGCCTGCAACCCATTCCCAAAcaaagaataattttaaaatcaaattgcaTTAAAAATAAGTCACAATTCTCAAGGATATATTAAAAGATTTCTATTTAAGAAAAAGGACAAAGAAAATACTTACTGTTTTGCTTGTAAGCATGATATACATTCAAGAGTGTGAGGTGATCTCCATCGATGTGCCCAAACCTAGCCTTCGCTTCATCAGCAGCTTTTTGTGCCTCCCTAGGCCGGACAAAGCAATTGGGTactaaagaaagaaattgattATCACAGAGGAGGCCCACGGAGGTCAGCAGATGCATAGAGGCGCGATACCATTTGCTTCATGAGAGAATACTGAGAAACTGCAACTAACTGCATCAGCACGCACTTAGAAATCCTATGGTGCATGCCAACCGGGGGCATGGAACCCAGAGAAGACAGTTGCTGATGACAACCTAATTTGACACAGTATTCTAACCCAGACACATGTACTTGCATGTGATAGCAGTTAGAAGACATCATATGCACAGAAATTTGCCGGTGCACATGCCAGACCAATGGCAGAGCATCCAATAATGATGCAGCCAGACACAACTCTCCTACAATAGTCAGACAGGACTCAAGATGGACACAAAATGAGAGAGtgagaaagaaaacaatacCTGAAAGCATGGCAGAGATTGAAAGAAtttcatttgaacaattgaaTTCAGTGCTAACAACGAGCATCTTTGACATCTGAGGATCTAATGGAAACTCACTCATAATTTCCCCAAGCTTTGTTAAATTTCCATCATCATCTAACGCACCCAAGTAATTCAAAACCTCTAGTGCGCGCATCAATGTCTCCGGGGCAGGTGGGTCCATAAAATCAAAATGCACAAGATCATCTATCCCCAGTTTTTTCAAGGTAAGAACAGTATTTGCAAGGTTTGATCTCAATATTTCTGGATAGGTCTGTGGCTGAAGATCATTATTGAAGCTTCTCTCCGTATAGAGTCTAAAGCATTTACCAGGCTGAGTTCTTCCAGCACGCCCTGATCTCTGGTGTGCACTAGCTTTAGATATCGGAGATACCAACAAGGATTCAACACGCACTCTTGGGTTATAAACTTTTTGTTTCGCAAACCCAGGGTCAATAACATATACTATACCATCGATGGTCAGAGAAGTTTCTGCAATGTTTGTTGACACCACAATCTTCCTTCCTGGAGGACCACCCTCCTTTGCTGAAGGTGGAGCTGGTTCAAATATCTTCTGCTGCATTGCTGGGGGGAGGGTAGAATACAAAGGCACTGCTTTCACAGGTCCCACCTGGTCACCTAGATTTGCAACCTCTTTTGATATTTTTCGGCATGCATCTTCTATCTCCTCCTCGCCAGTGAGGAACACAAGTATATCTCCAGGAGGTTCACACATGTGGATCTGCACTACTGTTCGAATTGCCGCCTCCAGATAGTCCCTTTCAGGTTCCTGGGTGTAGAATATCTCCACTGGATGAAGCCTACCAGGAACTTTCATAAGCGGTGCACCATTAAAATAACCCTGAAACTTTTCAGCTTCAAGAGTTGCACTCATCACAACTACCTTAAGGTCGGATCTATTTTTCAATACTTCCTTCAGAAGCCCAAATAGAACATCCGTTGCCAATGTTCTTTCATGAGCCTCATCAAGTATTATAACTTTGTAGCGTTCTAGAAGTGGATCTGTCATCGCTTCTCGTAAGAGCATACCATCTGTTAGATACCTATAACATATCATAACAAAATAAGTTATAAGTAAACTTGCAACTCAAGTCCAAGCAGCTTCTAATACCTCTGTTAGATATCTATAACATATCATAACAATATAAGTTTTAAGTAAACTTGCAACTTGAGTCCAAGCAGCTTCTAATACCTCCCTccccacaaaaataaaaaaaaattaaagaaaacagGATGAAGAAGAGAAATATCAAAACTGGAGGATAAGCTTACTTCAAAACTGTTCTTGCACTACTGCAGTCTTCAAAACGGATGCTATAACCAACCTCTTCTCCAATAGTTACATCCATCTCTTCGGCCACACGACGTGAAACAGACATTGCAGCAACCCTACGAGGTTGGGTGCATGCAATCATCATCTTTCTGCGCTTATCTGGAGTTTCTATATCAACAGCTTCCAAAACGAATTGGGGAATCTGTAGAACAGGGAGATATTATTAGTCAGTTATTTACTTCAATTATGCAAGAAAATCTATCAGGATATAGATCCAGTAGATGTAAATtattctttgtgcacatataaaGAAAGAAGAACATGTCTACTACAAGCTACAGCACAACATCAAATTCTATCAAAACACGTTGTACTACCATCACGGAGGATACAAGACAACGCCGCATCCACACCACTCCATACGAATAATCATCATAAACCCGAAAAAACCATATGGGCGAGCAGACACAATGGGATATTAAACACTAGGAAGTAACAATCAAGCAGCAGCACACTaacacagaaaaagaaaatagcgGACAAAAATACGCACAGAATGCGCTAAGTATggttcataaaaaaaactgtatgaagacaaaaacaaaaaaaataaaaaactgaaatTTAGCAATTTGAATTCCAGTATCTCATAGAGGACAGACCACAAAGCTCACTTTGGTTGTCTACAAAATATGCGGaaagaagaacaaagaaaatTGACTAGAGGTTTTCTGCATCTCACTTAGAACGTATCAATTTAATCCTACAAAACGCAAAGCACAATAACGAACATTTTGCGGCACAGTAATCTGTCTTTCAGCCAAGCATTTATTTCAGTTTTCCCAAACTAACCTGCGTGGTTTTGCCACTGCCAGTCTCACCGACGAGGATAATCGTCTGATTCGCCTTGAGGACCTGCAAGAACTCATCCTTCTGGTGCCACACGGGTAAGCTCCTCCTCTTCTCAAGTATCTCATGGTACCTCTGAGAGTACGCCCTCCCTGTCCACCTATTGATCCCACTACTGATACCATTGTTGCTCACCGCCGCCGCAGCTACTCCTCCTCCGCCGTTCGATTTCCCGATCTTCGCCGACAACGAGGTCTCGTCGACCACGTCGAACAAGCTCACCTTTCTCTTCCTTTCCGTACCCAtcagaaaccctaaccctaatccTAAACGCACCGAACCCGAACAAGTCGGGACCTCCGGATCCTGGTTTTAAAAGATCAGATAAAATCCGACTCCAATTCGAAGCATAACAGAAACCCTAGGATTATTGTGACTgatcgaagaggaggagagCGGAAGAAGCAACTGAATTTATAGGGAGATAGataatcgagagagagagagagagagagagagtccccCCATTGGGCCATGCCGCCATGGTTAAATTATAAGCCCGGCCCGAGTTGGAGAGGGTACACGCCAGCTGCTTCGATACTGGGTTAGGTTTCGAGCCCAATTTATCacgagttattttatttttaaattggtGTCTAAAATACATAGCCAATATTACttagataataaaatttaattttaaattttgaattttaaaatatttctttaaactaaattatgtcatataaatattttattaaatatgttatccAAAACAAAGCCCTGGTCTTGTAAGAATCAAGGTGGTTGTATAGTTTTATATATGGGAAATAGTGGCTTctgattaattttttatttttattattttacttaatagttaagtaaatatattttaatgaatttgttatttttatgagCCGTGCTACATTCATTGGGACTCATCCCGACAGAGTAAAAaggttttttgatttttttcattcattttttttatattcttaaatattgttttaaaaaaaattcacaatatcactaaaaaatactttcttaatcaataagtaaaaaagaaattatcggaaatatttaatgagttttaaaaaatgtttgaaaaaaaaaaaagttgcttATTCAGCAACTCTCTCGATGGCCTCCATATGTGGAAGTAGCACCACCCTttatagatataataatattaataagataatatcaagTCTGTTGCAAACCAAAATTCAATTTAGAACCTTTAAAACCGATCACCTTAAAAAAAaggtaattataaatatatttattatacgTTAAAAAGTAGTTTTGTTAAGGGatctttgaatttaaaaatttactaAAGAGTGATCATGATTTCtatattcattttgatttctatatttatattttggaaaatgattctaTTACATCTCTCCTACATCTATATTACAACTCTACTTGAAATTGAGGATAATTTagtaaattttagaatttttttaattaagtagtATGATTATAATGATTGATTGTAAAATGACTTGTAAAGTAATTGTAAAAAAGTTGTAGGTGtatcattaatattttattttagtaaatacaaaaagattatataaaagtaaatttataaattgacatggtttcatgagatccgttagatctactttacagtaaaaataactttataatctaatgtatCACATCAAGCCAcgtcaatttgtgagtttacttgtgatgacccgcttttgagtgtattttcgctgaaataattgtttttatttaattaatatattagtttattattttaatttatttgcgttttaaaattggttttttaatttatttgaggttgtgttttatttcttttagatgttttgtggtttttaatcccttttcggcggttcgttttgttttcccggagtgaggatggGACCTCATCCTTTCCCAGCagctctttccttttctcttctttttcctttttctctttttttttttttccttcttcttttctttttcctttctttttcttttttcttctttttcttttttttcttttcctctcccgcgtccgaacccccctgatcggctctctctctctcctccgtctccctcacgccgaacaccttctctctaccggcccaccgccgtccggccaccactcggccccccaccggtcccattttcttcccctccctccggcgcaccacccctccaaagcccacccccaaccggccggccgtttggccggaaaagctccaagaagggcgcacggattttgctccgatccgccgccgtcgctccacctccggccaccacttcttcaccacttcatcaccgactccttgccgtcctaacccacccatttccggcctccaacgaccaccggaacagctcctacgagcttagtttccgatttgcactTTCCGGCCATTttcggcgattccgccgccacccacggccgttcaccacttccaatagcttcacaaccatccctaggccattccctatcaatttcgtgtcctagtttgtccccgttcaaaagtgggtttttcacaacccacggccacagtgaattttcattgtgacgttgcttttccggcgccgtttgcgacgccgcgtgttttctaaaattgccatatagcactgtaagtattttccaaaccttattttcagatttaaatatatatcgctcatacaatttatttattgttgttggttgttgattccggactgagtccgaggagtttcgggggtcggatggatggaggacggagttgtctgtttaattgatttatgttgtttgatcattttattatgcattgttatggcattgcatggtgcatgcacgtgtgtttgtggaattgtgtgaaaagcctgtgtattggcgtgagtggttttacgggtgcatgtgtatcacgagcccaagccgggatgggttattatctcggtggagctcctctggtcactcgggagcggaataaactgagtgatgtcccctgagttgtcgctagacgacgggagcgggactaggggttgcttggctacgaacgcgccgggcgcggaaccgggcatcgccctacgcaccgactccgtgacccttcgctggtgagggctagaggatgcttggctacgcacgcgcggggcgcggaactgggcatcgcttgtcaGGTGTCACACGCgcagtggtactctgcggtgtggcactggagccagggtgtgcggatgacccctaggggaggtcatggtgcacgcggttaaaattggataatggtttgagaggccaaatgggacttttggcgtggtattgggccaaatggacttttggcgagatattgggccaaatgtgacttttggcgtgttagttagaaagattgtgtgttttgggccaaatgggtttttggcgtgtgtggaaaacaggtgttttatgggctttgtgcattgggcatgtttcatgcatcttgtttgagttttatgtgtttttatctggtagtgtttgggttttacttacctgcggtaccattcttggttccgtagcttttggtgcagagttagaggacgaagaggaggaggctgagctcgaggatgtggctctgccgggctgctgatgctatgttttatatttgtttaaaactgtatttgtgttttataatattttatctatgtacgttttaaacagcttgtattacgttaagaaaaattctagtacttagttatggctttcgttatccgctgcgtgtttcttcgtgcacatatgttgcttttgcacacacttggcacccgtcgatgggatggtgacccgggttgtcaccattcggacgtctcgatttccccgtgctcaggcgtggggatttgggggcgccacaggtggtatcagagcggtttggctctgggtaaaaccacgtgtcccgtaggtagtaccagaatgttttttttttaagttgtgttttgaaaattatgttaagtatagttgttttattcgttttatttgtttggacttgtttgcgtgtttttattttatttagttatgttttggcatgctggtttcttttgtttcttgctgtgtagtgctgtttttgtttttgttggttttatgatggttttatttgttttcttaaaggagggtcaagagtggtgttgtgacaggaatatggggagaccagggagaccaagaaaaaatactcaggagccacgggacaatacctccagggatgactccatagccgaagcaattcggcagatgacggagtttatgcaacagagtgcgaggtctcaacaggcagggccttggccaccacaaggaccttggccaccatcaggagggccttgtccaccatcaggagggccttgtccaccatcaggagggccttatccaccgtcaagagagccttgtccgcaacaaggaaggtattggccacaaccaggaggtccctggccatatcagggagggccttggatgtatccaggagggtccagtagcatggtgcaagtcggatgcacctatgagcgcttcttggcgcataggactccacacttcactggaaatgaggatccacttcaggctggaaaatggatcaaagatctggagaagacttttgaggtgtgtgggtgcactgaggcacagcaagtactttacgccagctatctcttgcaaggtaccgcttctgattggtgggataccaagagggtgctgttggaatctgaactgggatctttcgctgcggtgacctggcaacgtttcaagaaggagttcaatgaccgcttctttcccgcatcggtaaggaagcaaaaggcaagagagttctccaatctggtccaagggggcgcgacagtggagctgtacgcccggaagttcatagaacttgagcggtttgctcctcaccttgtcgccactgaggagatgcgagcagatcgtttccaggaggagctgcgtcatgacatacaccgtatggtggtcagccatcggatatccacttttcaggagttagtggatgtggccacccttatagagcgggaaaataatctgagtatgggctcccctccagggcaaaagaggcggagtttttctggtgaaggaagcagctcgggttcgccttagaagtttgttcagcggaccggaactcgacctcaagcatcctcaagttttcgcatgggaggacgtgtgcctgtttgtggagcttgtaatagagctcatgagggcgagtgtcgaacgagtagcggaccctagtgttatcggtgcggccaagtgggacatattgctcgggattgccccgtcagagttcaaggaagccgtggaggtagacacggtggaagaaccaacccgagacaagcagtgcaagcccgggtttatgctgtcacacccggagaggtggatgatgaggcaccagcgacccatgatgctggagtaatcacaggtatggattaatttaatttttaagttggatttaatttttggtgcatttggtttcttcgttgttttttttttggatttcatgggttgtgtgtttggttcaggaagagtccgtttgtatgagttttatgcttgtactttgtttgattccggtgcttcacgatcgtttgtgtcttccacgtttgctcgggtgtgtaatttggtcacggaaccgttgccgaaggctatggtagtggctctacccgatggtgagatggtgtggtgttccaaggttgctttgggatgcccgttaaattttgagggaaggttcttggatgcggatttggtggtgttcaagctgttgggcttcgatattatcctcgggatggattggctataccgatattctgcgagtattaattgcagaagtcggataattagcttccagcttccagatggtgattgtctggaatttgcggggagtagattaaaagaaaaaccaatgattatatcggcgattcaggcaagacgagagattgcatggggagcggatgcattcttggtgcagatggtgtccacgccgtctgagaagaagtccttggcagacatcccagttgtggaagaattctctgatgtgtttgtggatgacttgccctgactaccccctgttcgggagatggagtttgttatagacttggaacctggagcggctcctgtgcataaggctccttatcgcatggcaccggctgaattgaaagagttgaagactcagttgcaagaactggtagagaagggatttattcagcctagtacgtcgccgtggggtgcaccagttttatttgttaagaagaaagatggaaccctccgtatgtgcattgactatcgggaattgaacaaggtgaccatcaaaaataaataccctctcccgcggattgatgatttgtttgaccagcttcaaggagcagccgtgttctctaagattgatctgaggtcgggatactaccagctgagaatcaggaaccaggatgtgcctaaaactgctttcaggtcgaggtatgggcattatgaatttaaggtgatgccgtttgggttagctaatgcccctgcagcgttcatggatttgatgaatcgagtgtttcgaccttatctggattcctttgtggtagtatttattgatgatatactgatttattcccgagatgttgaagagcatgtgtatcatcttagtctggtactagagagattgagagaacaccagctatactccaagctcagcaagtgtgagttctggttggaagaagttaaatttcttgggcatgtaatttcctggggtggagtggcagttgatcctagtaaggtagaagccatattgtcatggcagcgcccgacaacagtgcgcgaggtcaggagtttcttggggctcgccggttactaccgaagatttgtagagggttttgctcacctatccggacctctcacagctttgactcggaagaatacagaatttgtttggtcagagaaatgtgagagaagcttccagaaattgaagaacaggttgacaacggcaccagtgttagcactcccagaaccgcataagcctttcgtagtcttcagcgatgcgtctaagtttggtttgggttgtgtccttatgcaggaaggacgggttgtagcctatgcatctcgtcagcttaaagaccatgagaagaattatccgacgcacgatctagaattggctgcgattgtttttgcactcaagatctggcggcacttcttgtatggggaagcttgcgaggtatttactgatcacaagagcttgaagcatttgttttcccagaaaaatctgaatatgaggcaaaggcgttggctggagctaatcagtgactatcagtgtgagatcaagtaccacccagggaaggctaatatagttacTGATGCTTTGaaccggaagtctcatttggaagatgaagccgagccgtcagaattggaatcgttgctttgtgggatgagaaggctccttatagagagttcgcagcaagtagagattttgtcttcagttcttgatattcgggtaactgattttgaagaattgaaagctctccaaagaaaggatccgaagttgctgaacatcaggaaaagagtccgaaaatctcgagggccgttgcactatagcatggatagtgatgggatacttcggttccgagatcgcagagtggtcccaaaggactcagatttcaaagaacggatcatggcggaagctcatgcggccccgtattcagttcatcccggcagtacaaagatgtatcgagacttgaagaaaaattactggtgggatggaatgaagaagg comes from the Carya illinoinensis cultivar Pawnee chromosome 8, C.illinoinensisPawnee_v1, whole genome shotgun sequence genome and includes:
- the LOC122319316 gene encoding probable pre-mRNA-splicing factor ATP-dependent RNA helicase DEAH2, which codes for MGTERKRKVSLFDVVDETSLSAKIGKSNGGGGVAAAAVSNNGISSGINRWTGRAYSQRYHEILEKRRSLPVWHQKDEFLQVLKANQTIILVGETGSGKTTQIPQFVLEAVDIETPDKRRKMMIACTQPRRVAAMSVSRRVAEEMDVTIGEEVGYSIRFEDCSSARTVLKYLTDGMLLREAMTDPLLERYKVIILDEAHERTLATDVLFGLLKEVLKNRSDLKVVVMSATLEAEKFQGYFNGAPLMKVPGRLHPVEIFYTQEPERDYLEAAIRTVVQIHMCEPPGDILVFLTGEEEIEDACRKISKEVANLGDQVGPVKAVPLYSTLPPAMQQKIFEPAPPSAKEGGPPGRKIVVSTNIAETSLTIDGIVYVIDPGFAKQKVYNPRVRVESLLVSPISKASAHQRSGRAGRTQPGKCFRLYTERSFNNDLQPQTYPEILRSNLANTVLTLKKLGIDDLVHFDFMDPPAPETLMRALEVLNYLGALDDDGNLTKLGEIMSEFPLDPQMSKMLVVSTEFNCSNEILSISAMLSVPNCFVRPREAQKAADEAKARFGHIDGDHLTLLNVYHAYKQNSEDPSWCYDNFVNHRALKSADNVRQQLVRIMARFNLKLCSTDFNSRDYYINIRKAMLAGYFMQVAHMERTGHYLTVKDNQVVHLHPSNCLDHKPEWVIYNEYVLTSRNFIRTVTDIRGEWLIDVAPHYYDLTNFPQCEAKRVLERLYKKREKDKEESKNRK